A DNA window from Bradyrhizobium barranii subsp. barranii contains the following coding sequences:
- a CDS encoding c-type cytochrome, which translates to MRIVPALLSSVIVCGLLAIRMATAADGPPAWAYTPNNPDYKPPVDDGKPVRVPESTAGYTWSQLRDRFVAPIWHPSDHGALPDIVANGRKPGVFACGFCHRATGPGGPENADLAGLPKSYIIQQMADYKSGARSTALPERIPPKLMIELSKPITDAEIEAAAAYFSALQPRKRIKVVESDTAPKTYVAGLLWAAVETSEREPIGARIVEIPDDLLRFESRDPRSTFTAYAPIGSLAKGEALVMKGGSGKTIQCALCHGADLKGLGPLPSIAGRSPSYMFRQLYDFQHGARTGEWSPLMAQIVANLDEQDLLAIVAYLASRDP; encoded by the coding sequence ATGAGGATTGTTCCCGCGCTGCTCTCGTCTGTGATCGTTTGTGGCTTACTCGCGATACGGATGGCAACCGCCGCAGACGGTCCTCCCGCTTGGGCCTATACGCCGAACAATCCCGACTACAAGCCTCCCGTCGATGACGGAAAGCCAGTTCGCGTGCCAGAGAGCACGGCCGGCTATACCTGGAGCCAGTTGCGTGATCGTTTTGTTGCGCCCATTTGGCACCCCAGCGATCACGGCGCGCTGCCGGACATCGTCGCGAACGGTCGCAAACCCGGTGTGTTCGCATGCGGATTTTGTCACCGCGCCACCGGGCCTGGTGGTCCGGAAAACGCGGACCTTGCAGGGCTGCCGAAGAGCTACATCATCCAGCAAATGGCCGACTACAAGAGCGGGGCGCGTAGTACAGCCCTCCCCGAGCGAATTCCGCCAAAGCTAATGATCGAGCTTTCCAAGCCGATCACTGACGCCGAAATCGAAGCCGCGGCAGCCTACTTTTCGGCCTTGCAGCCGCGCAAACGCATCAAGGTGGTCGAGAGCGACACCGCGCCAAAGACCTATGTGGCGGGTCTGCTTTGGGCGGCGGTGGAAACCAGCGAGCGCGAGCCGATCGGAGCGCGGATCGTGGAGATCCCCGACGATCTGCTCCGCTTCGAAAGCCGCGACCCTCGATCGACCTTCACAGCGTATGCACCAATCGGGAGCCTCGCCAAAGGCGAGGCGCTAGTCATGAAAGGTGGGTCGGGCAAAACGATCCAATGCGCGTTGTGCCATGGCGCGGACCTGAAAGGGCTTGGACCGCTGCCAAGCATTGCTGGTCGTTCACCGAGCTACATGTTCCGGCAGCTCTATGACTTCCAGCATGGCGCTCGAACGGGAGAATGGAGCCCGTTAATGGCCCAAATTGTAGCCAATCTCGACGAGCAGGACCTTCTCGCGATTGTCGCGTACCTCGCATCTCGCGATCCGTGA